CACCCTTAAGCATATTTAATCATATTAGCCCTCTCTGTGCAAATTATTATTACCAGTATCTTATGCGCCTTATCGTTGATGTTTGTTTGATCAGGTGATGATGCCCCAGCCTGTCAGGCGCCTCATGAATGTCGGCTCAATTCAGTTATATCCCCATCCCAAGGTGATCTTTGTTGCTCCATTTTAAAATAGTTTGTGCATAGTAATTCTGCGTAATAGTAAACTGCTTTATCCCCGACTCACAACACTATTTGGGTTGCCATTAAAATTTTCTCGCCACGCAGGTCTGTCTCCCACATCTATTTCTGCGTCATTCCATGCGCCATCAACAGAGTCTCCAATAGGTAGAGTTTGTTGCTCAAAGACAGTTTGCCATCTCTTTGTTTGTGGCGCGCAATAAATGCAGTACTTTTATACACATTTAGGGACATAGGGAACCCATATGTTGTGCTTGCACTAGAATCTTGGGCTTTATATTTAAAAAAGACACTATCATGCATAGTCGCACATGTTTCTTTGTTTGGCAATATTCCTTATTTCCCAGCGGCGATAATCTTGCAAAACATTTGCATTTTACATTTTTAAATACACGGGCCCTTATAAATGCTTCATTACTTAATTTGATAGATAGTAATAAACAACCAAAACGTAGAGGACGTCCTCCGAATCTTGTCACTCCAGAGGTGTTGGAAAGACGAAGATTATCAAGAAAGAGGATCACTTTCTCCCGACCAAAAGGTAAGCTAAGCATGTGTTTGACAACCTATTGGCCTCTGAAAACCTTCTCTTAGTTACATGTTCCTCAGTATGAGAGGCACATGAATCCCATCCCGCGAAAGTTATTTGCAGTTATTATCTCCCACCGCCCACTATGAACCTCTTCCACATACCGTGTTTTAATGTGCTTTTCTTTTAAAATAGGAGGGGACCCTTTAAGGAAGAGAGGAAGCCCTAGACCTATCATATCGGATAACACTCGGCTCTGTTGTACTTTATCAGGCCCCATGATTCATCACCAAGATAACAATGGTAAGAACAACCAAAAAAGTGTTTATCAAAATGTCACAGAGCTCTAAATTTCCCAAGAAGTCATATAATATTATCATCTAAATATCATTCTTATCAACATCTTCAAATTTTTCAGCAGGTGAAGCATCAGGCTCCTCCGCAGCTGCCCCAAGTGACTGGAGTTCGGCTGTAGAATTGCGAGAAGGTAACTCCCGTTCCCGTATTTTGAACAACCTAAAAATTAGTAGGTTTTGCTGTGTATAGGGCCAACTAGTGGTTACACTACTCGAATTATGTGGCTTTACATCCAATATATATGTAGGACATGTGCTTACATTATTGGAGAAAATTGgtagaaaattttattttaaaatttcccaaTCAATCTCAATATAAAAGGAAAGATAGGTGCATGTTGATCCCGCGTAGGCTGCCAAATTATAATAAccaatttaaaattaaaatgtaTGTCACCTCTGACAAAAATGTTATTGGAGGCAACTATATCTATGTCCATTGTTAGTTAAGTTAATGCTTTGAAAattatcaaagcttaatttcaTGTTTTAACACGGGTTCTTTCTAAAAATATAAGAAAATGGCTTTCATGTTTTTTAAAATACTGGGGTGTTTCAGCATCAAATTAACTGTTTGGTTAATGAGCATGGTGATGTCTTTGCACCTGGGCCGAGGTTCCGCATAAATTGGTAACTACTTGATACATTGCGGTGTATATCACTAATATCTATGCTTTATCTCAAGACGAGTTGTAGCATTTGTATCATAtcttgaattatttttatttaattttttatctTTGGGGCATAAAGCTGAGCTGGATGTTTGGAGCATAATCCTTTAGAATGCATATTTTTTTTAATCTCATGCAATAATCATACAGGAAAATTATATAGTATGATATATTATCGGACCTGCATTAAGATTCAGAATTATGgcattaaaatattataaattatgtgCCAAGAACAATTATCCtatatttgatttgattttttcattttgttaaaatattttttggCATGCATCTTTCTGATCTTACAAACAGGTGCGGCGATAGGCAGCAATCTACCCTTGGCAGAACGTTTAGGTACTTTCTCTTTACTTTGTCAAGAAAACTTTCCTCCATCTGTTCTTTATAAGGCCATTCATCATGATGCAACATATACCATTCCTCAAGATCCCCGGAGGCAAAATGCCTGCACAAATTGCCACTCCTACCACACTGTGCCTTCATGCAGTAGTTTTACATTTATAACGGCCAATGCATACTAACACTGCCGGTCCCTGTCATTTGCAGAAACACCGCAAATACGCAAATCCATAGATCGGAAGAAAAAGGAATTCAGTAAGGCATTTTTTTAGTCCCCAAGTGAAATTAATAAAAGCTTACTTCGTTCTATTTAAGCTAATGCACCTTAATCCACCTCTAAATGTTGCTTTACTGACATAGTGGAAAGTAATATGATCCTTAACCTTGGAAGGCAAGAGGAGACTTGCGGATACTGCACTGCAATGGTATGGAGTGCGGAGTATACAGGGAGGCATGTGGGTTCCGGGGCAAAAGGGTATTCCATTTGTTGTGGCAAGGGAAAGGTTCAGCTTCCTCTGCTACGCGAACCGCCTCCAGAGTTGAAGGGATTGATAACTCCAGATGGGTTGACATCAAATAAGTATTTCAGTAAGAGCAGAGTTTACAACAACATTTTTGCTTTCTGCTCCTTTGGGGGTAATGTTGACCATTCAGTAAATAAAGGAAAAGGACCATTCGTTTTTCGCATAAGTGGCCTTACATACCATAGTCTTGGTTCTTTGGTACCCCCTGATGGCCTGACTCCTAAGTTTGCCCAATTATACATGTATGATGGTCAAGAAGCTGTCGCCCACCGAATGGATTTCTCGAGCAGGATGGGGGAAGTGGATCCAGCGATTGTGACCATGTTACAGGGAATGTTGGAACGTGAAAATGTATTGGTGGGTATGTTTAAGCAATTGCGGGACCGCATCACGGGTTCTCAAGCTGAAACAGTTACCTTGAGGTTGTTGGCAAGAAGAACATCTGATGGCCGTCTTGAAAACATCCCAACTGAAAATGATTACGAATTTGCTGGCCTTGTGGTGGATAATGACTTTGCAAATCGCCGTGATGTTGTGGCTGAGCATAAAAAAATGGGCCTGCAACATATCAGTGACCTCCATCCTTCTTACATGTCATTACAATACCCTCTACTGTTCCCATATGGGGAGGACGGCTACCGAACCAATATTAAGCACCGTAATGCTGACAATTCTGAGTGTAAAAAAAATAACAAGGTCAGCATGCGAGAATATTATGTGTTTCGGGCACAATATCGCAGAGGTGAAGGACATACAATAATTCTCGGAGGCCGCCTATTCTTGCAATTCATAGTTGACGCCTGGTGCTCGGTGGAACACGGTCGCTTAATGTGGGTACGAAGACACCAATCTCTAATAAGATCGGAACTTTACAATAACATTGTAGACAGTATGAGACGGGGTGATGTAGATGCCACAGATGTGGGAAAACGAGTGGTCCTGCCATCAAGTTTCACTGGTGGGTATAGATATATGCAGCAGAATTTTCAAGATTCTTTGGCTCTATGCAAGGAATTTGGCCACCCAGATTTGTTCATCACTTTTACCTGTAATCCAAAATGGGCTGAAATCCAGCATGCAGTTCATGCATCAGGCTCACATGATGCTTCTGTGCATCCAGATATCGTGGCACGCGTTTTTAAGATGAAACTAGACACCATGATAAATGACCTCACCAAAAAACATGTTCTAGGTCGTCTCATTGGAGGTAATCCTTGTCCTCGCTTAACAATGTACCCTTAGCACCTTTTAAATAATTCTGCAAATTATCACTGATTTTGTTACTCCAAGAGCGCCAATTCAATCACAAGCACCACATCCCTCTACACAGTATTTTATTTAGTTTAAAAAGGAGCAATTTATGTATTTATATCGTTGCTTAGGGTAGGAAAATTGTTCACAAAACACTTTGAATCTGTGCAAGTAAATTCTACTATTTATGCACCTAACCACATTTTGAACTTGGTGTTCGATGTACACCATCATTATCAACAAATATTTTTGGTTTCCACTTACACTCAATTATGTGTTTGATTGTAGTGGTATACACAGTCGAGTTTCAAAAACGTGGTTTACCCCACGCTCATATTGTAATCTGGTTGGCAACTGCTGACAAGTTAGTCACTATGGATGATATTGATAGTGTAATAAGTGCAGAGATTCCAGATAAAGATGCCGATCCAGTAGGTTACCAAGCTGTCTCTCAGTTTATGATGCATGGGCCATGCGGCGCAGCGAACCCTAAATGTCCATGCATGTCCAATGGCCAGTGCACAAAACATTATCCAAAAACCTTCAGGGATGCCACAACTTTGGATGATGACGGCTACGCTGTTTATAGAAGGAGGGATCTGAAAATTACGGTGGAGTGTAATGGAATACATCTAGATAACAGGTTGGTTGCCTGTTTATTAATCTTAATAGGGTCTAGCTATAATCATCTTATTCCTATCATAAAAAGTATATGTAAAGTTTCGTGAACTGGTCCCTTGGTTAATTGGAACCTTAAATTAAACATTATGTTAACTCATATTAGCTGGAACAAATGTCACATTAAATTAATGACATGGATTATTCAGTCCAACTATTGGTACACTATTGTGGTGTTAGTTAAAAATAAACATGGCAGTATTTAACTCTTCCATACATACCTTAATTGAACTGTGTATGACTTACCCGCCTTATTACATAGTGTTCAATTACGTGATTATTTAGCAATTTGTGCCGAATAGTGGGAATTTAAAGTCCAACCAAATTCAGTAGGAAGGCCGTACAAACAATCCTCGATCGTGTACAACTATGTTTATATGCATTTACATTATTACTGTAAACCTAGCATAGTGTCAGCAATAATATGAATTACATTTCTGTGTAATGGTGGTTATTAAAAATCTGTTTCCATATCTTTCTCAGTCATGTGCAACTGCATACGAGCTTACATCTTTATTATTGCTTCTTTTTTTAGGCATGTTGTACCCTACCACCGTGGGTTGCTTGTCAAATACCAGGGGCATATAAATGTTGAGTACTGCAATCGGTCTCTCtcaattaaatatttatttaaatatatcgGCAAGGGGCCGGATACGGCAATAATTCGATTGGAACAGGGTAGGCAGCACCAGCATGGAAGTGAAGATGCATCCTCTTCGGTCAGGAGAAACAATTGTGATGAGGTCAGCAACTATCTCTCATATCGATATGTATCAGCGGCTGAGGCCAGTTGGCGCCTGTTTGAGTTTACCATACATTATAGGGAGCCATTTGTTCAGCGTTTATACTTTCATTTGGAAAATGAGCAGGAGGTTAGATTTCGTGACAACGAGACCTTGCCTGAGGTTGTTCGTAGGGTTGATCCTGATGGCACAATGTTCATTCAGTGGATGCTTAACAATCGTTTTGACAACCTTGGGCATAATTTAACCTTCACAAAATACCCTACAAAGTTTCGTTGGGATTCATCCGCCAAGCGATGGTTTCGCCGAAAACAAAATGTCAACGTTGTTGGCCGCATGGTCTATGCACACCCGGCTTCAGGTGAACGATTCTACATGCGTTTATTGTTAAATATTGTTGTAGGCGCTAAAACATTTGAGGAGATCAGAACTGTGGGAGGCATTGTTTACCCTACCCATAAAGAGGCATGCTTCCGGAGAGGATTGTTGGACTCTGACAAGGAATGGCATCTTGCACTAGACGATGCAGCACTTTGTGCAACTTCCCCTCAATTACGTGATCTGTTTGTCACTTTGTTAGTCTTCTGCGAAATAAGCAACCCATCGGAACTCTGGGACAAACACTGGGCCAACTTAGCGGATGACATTCAGTATACGAAAAGGAAAATGACCCAATTCCCGAATCTTAAAATCAGTGATGCTGACAAGCAGATGTTGGCCCTCGAAGCAATGTCTCATTTATTAAAGCAGTATGGGAAGAAACTTGAGGATTTTCCTGGCCTGCCAGAACTTAATATTGTCTCCACCACTAGGTATAAAAATGATTTATTATTGGAAGAGATGATGTATGACCGCGAAAAGCTTAGATCAAAGGCAAGTGAAGGGGTTGATTGCTTCAACTCGAAGCAACGCCTCATCTTTGATGAAATTCTGGAGTCCGTGCATACAAATGCAGGAGGCTTCTACTTCGTGTATGGCCCTGGAGGCACAGGGAAGACATTTTTATGGTCAACAATTCTAGCAAGACTCAGGAGCGAGGGAAAAATTGTGCTAGCTGTAGCCTCATCAGGTATAGCTTCACTTCTAATTGAAGGAGGACGAACAGCTCACTCACGCTTCAAAATACCAATCGATCCTAATGAATTTACCTGTTGTGAAATCAAACAAAACACCTATCTCGCTGAGCTGATAAACAACACAAGCTTAGTCATTTGGGATGAGGCTCCAATGACCCACCGGTACGTTTTTGAGGCTGTCGACCGCACTTTCCGTGATATACGCGCTAAAGTCCATGTAGATGCTCAGATCCGACCATTTGGCGGCCTTACCATGCTTTTGGGGGGAGATTTCCGGCAGATTTTACCAGTCATTCCAAAGAAAGGACGTGAGGAGATTGTTGCAGCAACAATTAGCAAATCACCACTATGGCAATTCTGTAAGATTTTTAAACTACATGAGAATATGCGGATTGAGCGAGATGTTCCCCCTATTACAATCCAGGGCAAGAAATTACATTTTAGAGACTGGGTTTTAGCTCTGGGGGATGGATTGCAAGAAACCATTGCACTTGGTGATGACCTGGACCCTTCTTGGGTAAGATTACCAGAGGAGGTATGCTCCCCAAGATTAACGCATATGAGTGCAACTACCTTACAACTTCACAATTCACCCTCATTCAGTTACATACTATATAATTCTGCTTTGAAAATTAAAATGATTATGCCCACACTTCAATCACCTTCCAAAAACCTCTCTCACATCCAATTCTTCTGTCAGGTTTTACTTTACACCCATTTGAACGTGTGTTCATTCGACTAAAACGCGTAACTCAAGTTTTCACACCTGCCAAAATAAGCTACCATACCTTCAcgtacatatatattttaagttgGTTCAGGGAACTAACAGGATCTTAATTTTTTGCAGCTTTCCCTTGCGTACACAGGTGATCCCATTGAAACAATAGTCAATGACATTTACAAAGACTTACATCACATGCATGGAGACCTAGAGTATCTACGCAGTAGGGCAATACTGACACCACTTAATGAAAGCGTTGAAAATGTCAATATGACAGTTTTACAAAGACTACCAGGAGAATTTAAAGAATACAAAAGCTGTGATACTATCTGTAAGGGTTCGTCCAATTCCGAGGTAGACGAAGTGCTGTACCCTCCAGAATACCTAAACTCCCTCAAATTTAGTGGCATGCCAAACCATGAAATTAAAGTCAAAATCGGTGCCCCAATCATGTTGTTGCGTAACCTAAATGCCAAAAAAGGGTTATGCAATGGAACTCGCCTCATAATCACTCGGTGTTACCCATTTCTTATTGAAGCGGTGATTATAACAGGCAAAAGAATTGGTGAAACCACTTACATTCCAAGGATAACTATGTGCCCTCCAGATAAGACTTTGCCTTTTATGCTAAAAAGGAAGCAATTCCCAATTTCAGTTTGCTATGCAATGACTGTGAATAAAAGCCAGGGGCAAACGGTACACAATGTGGGCTTGTACTTGCCTAACCCAGTATTTGGTCATGGTCAAATGTATGTCGCAGTCTCAAGAGTAACTTCGCCAGCTGGTTTGAAAATAGTCACAGTTGACAATGATTCGACTCACAACGGCTACACCAAGAATATTGTATACCGAGAAATATTTGATAACCTGGTGTAGGTTGACAGCCAAAACCAGCCTCAAAGGTATAAATGGAAGCTACAAccttaattttattattattagtatGCATTTTCTGATCTAACACAATTGAACGAAAATGAACATTAGTGAAATACTATAGCATTTTCCGGGATTGTATAATTGCACACGGTTTAAACAACATTTTGCACCTCATTTTATGGGCTTAACTTGGAGGATTCCTGGTGTTTTCTTCGGTGTGTTTTAGATTGTTGTGAAGTATTCCATCTTGCGCCTCATTTTTGTTTTTTTTACCTCCACTACTATTAAAGTGAGGAATTAACTTCAGACAGTTGCGCATACCTTCACAGCTTGGGTGAAGCTTATCTTAAGAATGATGCTTCAATGGAATCAAGTGGGTATTGTGTGAATTTAGATACATATATAGGCATGGCGTTAAAAGAAGTTCAATTTTACCTCGATATTGAGCTTATAATCCAAGTATGAATAAGATTTCTAATTGTATTACAAGTCAAAAAAGGTCATGACACTTTGTAGACTTCATTCCTTTTAGTTATTTTGGCATGTTATCAATTTTTTGATCAATTAGCTTTGTAATTAAAACTTGTCATTTACAAACTAAAGAAAGGATTTAAGTACATGACTCTATATTAATATTCATGATCGGAGAACATGGAGCAGTTCTGAGCGGctgataaaacatattattatTGATACATGGATGACCTGATCGCGGATTGTTTGATAAATATTTTCCTCAGGCAGGACCTACAACCACTGGTAAACATAACATTTGTATGTAAACGCCAGTACCAAGCAGTTCAGGATCAAACGTGTGGGCAAAAGGTAGGTTTTCCTCATTTTGAATATTGGGAATGtgcttttatttaaatttttgtGGGAGTTTGTATTGAGGTCCTCCTCGATATATTGGCAAGCTTGGAGATAACAAGGAGGAGTTTGTATTTTTTTTGCTTGCCCTGTCCGCAAGTCTCCTTGCACTTACATTACAGTCCGGGAAACTTAATGGTCACTAATCTTATTGACAAACATCAACAAAGATTACTTATAAATATGCATAAAAAATGGAATGCAGAAATACATTTTGCAGTGCATGTCTATTAACTATGCCTAAAAGGTTGTTTACCACAGAGTTTCTATAATTTCTGCTGTTTCCTATGCAGCCTTCTCTTGCTGCATTTCTGCTGATATTATGGATGCTGATGAATACAAAAATTACTTGGTAAGCATAGTAGCTCACATTCATGAATACTACACTGATGGTTCCTTCATGGCGTTCAATTTTTGACAGGGAAGTAGGCAAACCCACCTTGATAACATACTGGCAGGCTATGATGTGACTGTGATGGATTGCACTCGGCAATATGAGACTTCCCTATTGCTTACAATGGAAATGCTTCACCATTTCCTCAGATCAGGTGAGGACTAGCACAAGCAAAATTTTGTTATTTCAGAATACATATATCCAGCTAACATATTATTTAGATATCAATACTGAATCACCACTTATATTCAGATTTCGAGTTCAAAATCAAACACTTTCACAAAGGGTGGCTAAATCTTAAAATTAAACATTACGTAAGAGAAGATTCATAGACACATATTCCATGTTTAGTAAATGACATAGATTTGTCTGACTGGCTGCACTGCTTGAACACCTATTTAGAGAACCCCGTCAACTAAACCACCTCCCACATGGTCACATAATGGAGGCGCCCCCAGCAAACGCCTTCAACATGAGGTTCGTGGTGCAGAAGAAACAGTCCACTGACCCCGTATGATCATTGAATGTGGGCGTCTGCTGATCTGTTAGGTGGTTAGGACAGACGACACTCAAATAAGGTACAGAACTAGAACGTGGACAACCAGATGATACATAGATGCTATTCAGATCTGTAAGGAAAGGGCCAATCCCATACTTATACTCCGGGTGGCTGAAAATCCCAACTAAAGCTTGCACTGTATTGTTGCTTGACTCACGCTTGTACAAGCTACGCACAATAAAATTAGCAATCATGGAAGCATAATGACCCCCAGATGCAAGTGCTTGTATTGCTGCAAGGTGGCCCTGAATATTCCCCCCAGCACATAATATTCCGCGACAACTTTGATACAGAACAGCATCAGCAACCCCTAAACTATCACCAATACTCATGAACCTATCAAAACAGGCCTTGTCTGCATCGCTTCCTTTGTCACAATACTTGTACATGGAACGAACAGGGAGATTTTTCAGGAGTATTGGTATCATGGAGGGTCGCTGCGACCTTGCCCAAGCTAGAAACAAATTGAAACAGCTTTCAAAACCATCATCCGCAAGACAATACATCAGCAGAGCAATGACATCAATGGGGAGAGTTTCGAAATTCAAGCTAACATTACTCATTTTGGGTGCACAGCGGGTGCCTTAATTTCGTCACTACAAATTGTTGGCTGCACAAACCAGCAAAAGCCCGAGGCACCCCTTTATATAACTGACACTTTCTGATAGTGACATTTCACATACAAAACATATACGACCCTTTGCCTATACATTTCTTAGGTTAAGCCTTTTCGTGTCTCATTCATTTACAACACTTTTAAATATTTCTTACCTATATTACATTATCACATTTTCCTCTAAGACCAGCCAAAATAACCCTGTCCTCGCAAAAACTTGTTCATTTTCATAATTTTTACACATTCTAAAACAAAATAACCAATgcaataaatttatttaatataatattaataatattaataataataataataataataataacactAAATCATCCAGCCGTATATCCAAGTACTTATTTTTTAACTTAATTTATGGGCAAAATTAATTCTACGTGGTCTCCAGGGAAATGGAAGCATCGGAATAACAATATTTACCTGTTGTGTCTTCATTATTTCCCTATACGTGAGTTAAGTATTTCTCGATAAATTCCAAAGTTTGAACTATATATAAATACACAATTAAACTTAACAAAAAATTATAGAAATCAAGCTCACGGTACATccataaaattaattaaaatatcaCCCTGCTATACATATCATCTCATTCTACATATATGAAACACAAACCGGTGCTGGATGCTCATAATAAGGGCAATAAATACTACCTTAAATTGGACATAGGTTACTGGAGCCGATAGGTCAGGTAAGATAAGCAAACAAGTTCAGGTAGGATAAACAAACAGACACCTACTTGAAGCATATAGACAACTATATAAATAACTCATAAACCCACGATCCCACCCATCCATCTCTTTACATATCCCTTTACAAAAAATTGACAAACTCAGAATGACTTCCTCAGACATTATCACCTTGGCTTCTTTGACACCAAACTCTGAGAAGGAGAAAGTCCTGATTAGAGTAACAAGAATCTGGGAAGCTATTAACAAGCGTAATGGAACGCTGCTGCATACGAATATTATCCTGCTTGATCAACAGGTTAGTTTGACCATCAACAAAAATATGAGTTCACGGTTGTACTATCATATGTGCCTCACATAAGAATATCAATCACATTAAAAAAAATCTTCGCTGACTCTCTCAGCTTTGTAGGGTAACCATATGATGGCAATTGTTCGGAACAACCAAAAACAAATCTACTTACCATTACTCAAGGAAAATGAAGTTTACACCATCTCGGATTTTAAGGTGGTGCCTGGACCTAAAAATTACAAAACTGTGGATGCAGCTTATACAATCAGCTTTTACTACAAGACTAAAATTGAAAAAACTGTTGAGCCCGCAATCAGTATTCCTCAATACAAATTTGAACTAAGGTCTTTTCCTGATATGGAGAACTTGGTGGGAAATGTTACTATGCTGATAGGTATATCCAACCCTTAACTTCAACAATATTACAAAATATCATACCAACAGTATTACGAAATCTCGTACTCACacttttttattatttttaaaaccaACGTGTAGATGTGATTGGCTTGGTCAAGAGCTACGGTAGAATGGAGAAGAGAAACAACGGGGCTGAGAAGATTGACTTGGTGCTCACTGATCACAGGTGTATTGCGTTACCAACATGGTGGTATTTAAaacttctttattttattcaCTTCAATGGATCTATTTCCGTCTTGCTGTTAAGATTCTGACATAGGCTGCCCCTATATTGAGTAAAGTTGGCTTAACATTCTGTGATAATTCATGAGAACTTAAAAAGGATATTTCAGCGTCCTTATATACAATACTAAGCATGCAAGGTAATTGTTTGGCTACATCCTATTTCTAGCACCACGGCATTGAGATTTTAGTACCATGATGCTCAGTTTTTAGCAACTTCTCACTGCACATTCCCTTTCTCATACTTGCACGGTTAAGATTGAATTGAAATAAAAAAGGGTCTACATGTTATAAGTAAATAGAAATTTATGTCTGATCCAAGTAAATAAGTGGAAGAGATGTGTCGGGTACATAGATAGGGAACATGtgtttaatattatatttaattctGTTCCACGACTTGCGTCACCTCGATTCTTTTAAATGGAAATAAAAACTGCTTCATTTGATAATAATATTGATCTAAGTCCAAAAATCATGACAGcatttttaatagatttttacATTCACGTTTCTTATTCAAATAACCATACATTAATTAGTCAAAACTGTTTAAAAATATTACCAGATGTTTTTTTAACATATATAAATTCAAATATATACTACTTTCACATCAGCAATTCATTTTCGTACCCAAACAAATAAGTGACAGATTATTAGCAAAAACAAATCGCCGACTGTAATTAGGAAATTAAAAAAAACCCTATGGACTTAATAtgttcaattttaaaaaaaaaaaataaaaaatttcaaaaaaataaatttttaaaccCTGTACAACTATAAGTAATTTAGTTTGATGCATTGTT
This genomic interval from Apium graveolens cultivar Ventura chromosome 8, ASM990537v1, whole genome shotgun sequence contains the following:
- the LOC141677199 gene encoding uncharacterized protein LOC141677199 isoform X1, which gives rise to MDDHIGGETIVNEGDVPPRGRGRPPIPVTEEVLERRRLSKQQANAARPKREGPSRKRGRPKHGVAGTVQGEEDLPSTRINTAGHQYGAATSTQTSPLNSDASSAKANIGSVASRKRGRPPIVVTEEVLERRRLSKQRVNAARAKKEGPARKRGRPRRDVTGPIEHTHGLESSEIEGSYQRCHAAPSCDADHECRFSSVITLAQGEGPLRRRGRPRRGVTELIAHTHGLGTCEIQRSCDQRDDAPACQAPHECRLNSVISPSQGLSPTSISASFHAPSTESPIDSNKQPKRRGRPPNLVTPEVLERRRLSRKRITFSRPKGGDPLRKRGSPRPIISDNTRLCCTLSGPMIHHQDNNAGEASGSSAAAPSDWSSAVELREGAAIGSNLPLAERLETPQIRKSIDRKKKEFMESNMILNLGRQEETCGYCTAMVWSAEYTGRHVGSGAKGYSICCGKGKVQLPLLREPPPELKGLITPDGLTSNKYFSKSRVYNNIFAFCSFGGNVDHSVNKGKGPFVFRISGLTYHSLGSLVPPDGLTPKFAQLYMYDGQEAVAHRMDFSSRMGEVDPAIVTMLQGMLERENVLVGMFKQLRDRITGSQAETVTLRLLARRTSDGRLENIPTENDYEFAGLVVDNDFANRRDVVAEHKKMGLQHISDLHPSYMSLQYPLLFPYGEDGYRTNIKHRNADNSECKKNNKVSMREYYVFRAQYRRGEGHTIILGGRLFLQFIVDAWCSVEHGRLMWVRRHQSLIRSELYNNIVDSMRRGDVDATDVGKRVVLPSSFTGGYRYMQQNFQDSLALCKEFGHPDLFITFTCNPKWAEIQHAVHASGSHDASVHPDIVARVFKMKLDTMINDLTKKHVLGRLIGVVYTVEFQKRGLPHAHIVIWLATADKLVTMDDIDSVISAEIPDKDADPVGYQAVSQFMMHGPCGAANPKCPCMSNGQCTKHYPKTFRDATTLDDDGYAVYRRRDLKITVECNGIHLDNRHVVPYHRGLLVKYQGHINVEYCNRSLSIKYLFKYIGKGPDTAIIRLEQGRQHQHGSEDASSSVRRNNCDEVSNYLSYRYVSAAEASWRLFEFTIHYREPFVQRLYFHLENEQEVRFRDNETLPEVVRRVDPDGTMFIQWMLNNRFDNLGHNLTFTKYPTKFRWDSSAKRWFRRKQNVNVVGRMVYAHPASGERFYMRLLLNIVVGAKTFEEIRTVGGIVYPTHKEACFRRGLLDSDKEWHLALDDAALCATSPQLRDLFVTLLVFCEISNPSELWDKHWANLADDIQYTKRKMTQFPNLKISDADKQMLALEAMSHLLKQYGKKLEDFPGLPELNIVSTTRYKNDLLLEEMMYDREKLRSKASEGVDCFNSKQRLIFDEILESVHTNAGGFYFVYGPGGTGKTFLWSTILARLRSEGKIVLAVASSGIASLLIEGGRTAHSRFKIPIDPNEFTCCEIKQNTYLAELINNTSLVIWDEAPMTHRYVFEAVDRTFRDIRAKVHVDAQIRPFGGLTMLLGGDFRQILPVIPKKGREEIVAATISKSPLWQFCKIFKLHENMRIERDVPPITIQGKKLHFRDWVLALGDGLQETIALGDDLDPSWVRLPEELSLAYTGDPIETIVNDIYKDLHHMHGDLEYLRSRAILTPLNESVENVNMTVLQRLPGEFKEYKSCDTICKGSSNSEVDEVLYPPEYLNSLKFSGMPNHEIKVKIGAPIMLLRNLNAKKGLCNGTRLIITRCYPFLIEAVIITGKRIGETTYIPRITMCPPDKTLPFMLKRKQFPISVCYAMTVNKSQGQTVHNVGLYLPNPVFGHGQMYVAVSRVTSPAGLKIVTVDNDSTHNGYTKNIVYREIFDNLV